Below is a window of Cytobacillus firmus DNA.
ATCGCTTGAGCAGGCCCGATCGACTGGACTTCAATGTTTGAAAATATCCGGGTTATGCTCCTAATTACCTTCATAACATCAATTACCACAATATTCCGGTCCTGCTCGCTTACTTGATAAAGCGGAAGTGCACAAAGCTTTTCGTAAATGTCATCATCGGCAATGACCTGTGCAATATCTTTCAGCAGTATTCTCTGATTGGGCCGTATTTGCAGCCGATGCCGCAAGCGAATATAAACTGTTTTTTCCAATATGCTCACTTCCCACAAAGTGATATCCTCTTCGAAATTGATCGCCTATTTGGAGCTTTTCGCTTTTGTGTCTATATTTAGTATGAGTTACATATATTAGCTTCATGAACTCCAATAATTGGCTGTTAGACAAAAAAATGAAAGACCGGATGGATTTAAATATCCATCCGGTCTTTCATTTGCTGTAGTATCTTTTTTTCCAGACGCGACACCTGCACCTGGGAAATGCCAAGCCTTGCCGCCACTTCGGATTGAGTCTGATCTTTATAGTAGCGCAAGTAAACAATCAGTCTTTCCCGCTCATCCAATTCACGGATCGCTTCTTTTAATGCTATTTTATCAAACCATTTTCCTTCATTTCCATCATCAATCTGATCGAGCAGTGTAATGGGATCTCCGTCGTTTTCATATACTGTTTCATGTATAGAAGAAGGGATCCTGCTTGCTTCCTGGGCAAGGATAATATCTTCAGGAGAAATTTCCAGGAACTTGGAAAGCTCTGTAACGGTTGGGATGCGTCCAAGCGTTTTTGATAACTCGTCTTTGGCTTTCCTGATTTTATTGCCCATTTCCTTTAAAGAACGGCTTACTTTTACCGTTCCATCATCCCGTATAAACCTTTGGATCTCTCCGATAATCATTGGAACCGCGTAGGTCGAAAACTTTACATCATAACTGAGATCAAACTTATCAACCGATTTCAATAAGCCGATACAGCCAATCTGGAAGAGGTCATCAGGTTCATATCCTCTATTCAAGAATCTCTGAACGACAGACCAGACAAGACGCATATTTTTTTGAACAATTCTGTCCCTTGCACCCTGATCTCCGCTTTGGCTTTGCTTTATTAGCTCCTTGACTTCATTGTCCTTTAAATAGGTTTGGCCCTTCTCTGCTTTAACCTCCACATCCATAGCAAGACTCCCTTAATTGCATAGCATTTTACTATTTGATAAATGCTTCCTTAATCGGATCTCTGTGCCTATTCCCGGCTGCGATTTGATTTCAATTTCGTCCATGAAATTTTCCATGATGGTAAAGCCCATACCTGATCTTTCCAATTCAGGTTTTGTTGTAAATAATGGCTGCCGTGCTTCTTCCACATCCATAATCCCAAGGCCTTTATCCTTAATGGTCAGATCAATAAATCCATCTTCAATCAGGACAGAAATATAGACAACCCCATTAGGATCATTTTCATAGCCATGAATAATGGAGTTGGTTACAGCTTCAGAAACGACCGTTTTAATTTCTGTAAGTTCGTCCATTGTCGGATCAAGCTGGGCAATAAAGGCAGCAACAGTGACACGGGCGAATGATTCATTTTGGCTAAGCGCACTGAATTCGAGGTTCATCACATTTTTCATCGTTCAGGCAACCCCCAATCTTTGCAGTGCGTTTTCTTCTGTCGGTTCTAAACGGATTATCTTAAATAAACCCGACATATCAAATAGTCTCTGCACTGCTGGAGAAATCGCACAAACAACCATTTCACCATGCTTCTGTTTAATTTGTTTGTAGCGGCCCAAAATCACTCCAAGCCCTGAACTATCCATAAAAGAAAGCTGCTCAAGGTTTAATATAATATGATGGATGTCATAATCTTCAATCGCCTTTGTCGCCTGTTCACGCAGTTCATCTGCCGAATGATGGTCCAGTTCCCCGCTTAAACGAATACATAAGACATCATGCTTTACTTCCAAATTAATGTTAAGACTCACTATCTTAGCCTCCTTATCTGGTATCCGCACTGAAAAAGCCGCTAATGCTCATGCTTTTCCTCCGGATAGGATAATCCGGAATCTTATAAACTTCCGGTATCCGCCCTTATAGTGAGTCAATTTCGATGCCTGTAGCTTCATTTCCTTCCTGGAGACAAAACTAGTGTATTTTCGCTAAAAATAATAATCATAGGGATGTTTTTCGACAAAAATAAATTATTCAATTTTTGAAAATAACCCCATGGATCGTTTAAACAATGTCCACCATGATGCTTCACTGCTGTCTTCTTTAGAAACTAAAGGACTTTCAACTAAGACTTTTCCATCCTTTTTCAAAGTTAATGTTCCGATCTGATCACCCTTTTGGACAGGAGCTTTAATTTTTTTATTTAAAGTAATCTTCTGTTCAATTTCTTTAATGCTTTCACCTTTTTTAGTTAAAAGGGAAATCGGTTCACTGGTCAGGGCTTCAACCATCTTTTTTTCGCCTTTGCTGACTTCTACTTTTCCAAGAACGTGATTTCTTTCGTACATTGGGTGTGTCTTATATTGGCTAAATGCAAAGTCGAGCATTTTAGTCACTTGGGCATTGCGTTCTTTTGATGTCGGTGCGCCAAAAACAACGGCTATAACCCGCATTCCGTCTTTCTCGGCTGTTGCCGTCAGACAGTATTTTGCCTCAGAGGTAAAGCCGGTTTTGAGGCCATCAACACCAGGATAAAAACGCACAAGGCGATTTGTATTGACCAGCCAGAATTTTTTATCTGTGTCTTCACGAAGATAGGCTTCATATGTGCCCGTATAATCAGTTATTTTCTCATATTTAAGAAGCTCTTTGGCCATTATGGCCATATCATGTGCAGTACTGTAATGTTCCTTAGCTGACAGGCCTGTAGGGTTTTGGAATTGGGTATTTTTCAGCCCTAATTCCTTTGCCTTTTTATTCATCATTTCAACAAAAGCTTCTTCTGAACCGGCAATTCTCTCAGCCATTGCAACGGATGCATCATTGCCGGAACCAATGGCAATCCCCTGCAGCATTTGCTTGGTGGTCATTTCTTCACCTGGCTCCAGGAAGATTTGCGAACCGCCCATTGATGCCGCATATTCGCTTGTCCGGATTTTCTCATCCCATGACAGTTTTCCTTCATCTATCGCTTCCATAATTAAGAGCATGGTCATGACTTTTGTCATGCTGGCAGGCGGAAGCTGTTCACCGCTGTTTTTTTCATACAATACCGAACCGGTATCACGCTCGATAAGAATTGCGGACTTCACATTATCCGCTAAATCTGCGCTGCTTTCTCTTGCAAACCCGGAAGGAGCAAAGATTGTTGCCATTAATAATGCTATTAACATTAATGAGACGAGTCGTTTCATCACACAATACCTCCATTCTTTATAGCCTCCATTTTTTCCAGTTAAAGAAAATTTATACAGTTCAGTAAGACTAAAAAAAATTAAACAGTCAGCTCCACGCAAAAAAGCCGCCGGATATCACCCCGGCGGCTTCTTGATTCAGTATTATTCAGTTATTTCTTCATGAATTAATACTGGTGCCTCCACATTTTCAGTGGAGAGTGTAATGTTTTCATAAAGCATAGTTCTTACTTCTTCTACATTTTCGAAATTGCTGCAGATGGTGACGAGAGATTCGCCCTTCTGTACACGGTCGCCGATTTTCTTTCTTAAAATCAGGCCGACAGCCAAATCAATTTCTGATTCCTTTGTTGCTCTTCCTGCTCCCAATAGCATGGCTGCAGTTCCAATTTCATCCGCAACAATCTCAGAAACATAGCCATCCTGCTTAGCTTCTAATTCAAATGTATATTTTGCCTGTGGCAGTTTCTGCGGATCATCGACAACTGACGCATCTCCGCCTTGTGAGCTTAGGAATACTTTAAATGTTTCTAAAGCTGAACCATCCTTCATAGCATTCTCTAATTTTTCGCGCGCTTCCTTCAATGAATCCGCTTTTTTCGCAAGGAAAACCATATGGCTACCAAGGGTCAGGCAAATCTCAGTAAGATCTTCAGGTCCTTCGCCTCTTAATGTATCGATAGCTTCCTTTACTTCAAGGGCATTGCCAATGGCATATCCAAGCGGCTGGCTCATATCTGAGATGACAGCCATTGTGTTTCTGCCAACATTATTTCCAATGCGGACCATCGCTTTTGCTAATTCACGTGAATCGTCAAGTGTCTTCATAAATGCGCCGGCGCCTGTCTTAACATCAAGGACAATGGCGTCAGCACCTGCAGCGATTTTTTTGCTCATAATCGAGCTTGCAATCAGAGGAATACTGTCCACTGTGGCTGTTACATCGCGCAGTGCATATAACTTTTTGTCTGCTGGCGTTAAGTTCCCGCTCTGGCCAATGACTGCAATTTTATTTTGATTAACAAGCTTAATAAATTCTTCATTCTCTATTTCAACATGGAATCCTTCAACAGCCTCAAGCTTGTCGATTGTTCCGCCTGTATGTCCAAGGCCGCGCCCTGACATCTTCGCAACCGGAACACCTACTGCAGCTACAAGCGGGCCCAGTACGAGTGTTGTCGTATCACCTACACCGCCAGTTGAATGTTTATCTACTTTAATTCCTTCTATTTTGGATAAGTCGATTTGATCACCGGACTCTACCATTGCCATAGTTAAGTTGGCTCTTTCATTCTCTGTCATCCCCTGGAAGAAGATTGCCATTGTTAATGCACTTACCTGATAATCCGGGATTGAACCGTCTGTGTATCCTTTAATGACAAATTGAATTTCTTCTGCCGTTAACTCCAGTCCGTCTCTTTTCTTTTCAATAAGATCCACCATTCTCATCAGCAAACACCACTTTCATTTATTCATTTCTTATGGCTTTAGTCTAATCGATTGTTGTTTTGCTTAAAAAGTCAGCCCGTTGATTTCAGCAGCTTTCCGCGGGGAGGAACGGGAGCCTCCTCGGCTTCGCCTGTGGGTCACCCGACCCCTCTCCTCCCGCAGGGCATTGAATAAGCTCCCTCGAATGAACACCGCACGAAGAAAATGCGATAGTATTTTCGAGGATCAAGTACCCTCCGCTCCAATAAACTCAGTTATTAAACCAAGTTAGCAGCATAACCGCCAAAATTACTAAGCTTAGGCACCAAGTTCCTTAACAATTGCTTTCACATAACGAAGGAAGTCAGCTTTGACTTTTTCTGTAGTTTCGATTACTTCTTCATGGTTAAGCGGCTGGTCAAGAATGCCTGCAGCCATGTTTGAGATACAGGAGATTCCAAGGACCTTCATGCCTGAATGCTGTGCCACAATGACTTCCGGAACAGTTGACATCCCGACTGCATCTCCGCCCATTGTTCTCAGCATGCGAACTTCTGCAGGGGTTTCATATGTCGGGCCTGTATTGCCGACATAAACTCCTTCCTGAATCTTCAGGTTCAGCTTTTCGGCTAGTCCTCTGGCAAGTTTCCTCAATTCTTTTGAGTATGCTTCTGACATATCCGGAAAACGAGGACCCATGCGGGAATCATTAGGACCGATTAAAGGGTTGCTGCCCATATTGTTGATATGGTCTGAAATAAGCATTAAATCACCTGGAGAATAGCTTTCATTCACTCCCCCTGCCGCATTCGTAACAATGAGCTTCTCAACACCCATCTCATTCATAACTCTTACAGGGAAGGTTACCTTATCGAAGGAGTATCCTTCGTAATAATGGAACCGGCCTTGCATAGCAACCACTTCAATGCCGTTCAAGCGTCCAAATACAAGCTGTCCTGCATGACCTTCTACTGTTGATACAGGAAAATCAGGAATTTCATTGTATGGGATTTTAACCGGTTCTTCGATTTCGTCTGCCAATACACCAAGTCCTGAGCCTAAAATCAGCCCAATCTTTGGCTGGCCTGTATACTTATTTTTAAGAAATTCAGCTGCGTTTTGAATTTTGCTGTAATCCATTTTCAATCTCCTCATCTTCTTTTTTAATGTAATTATTTCAGTTGGTTCAAAAAGCTTTTTCCATAGACAGGCATTTTCACGTTAAAGTTATCCGCTATAGTCGCCCCTATATCTGCAAAGGTTTCACTGACCGGAAGCTCTTTTCCTTCTTCCATATCTTTTGAATAAACAAGAAGCGGGACGTATTCCCTTGTATGATCTGTGCCATGATGAACAGGATCATTGCCGTGGTCTGCCGTAATGATTAATAAGTCGCCATCCTGCATTTTTTCAAATACTTCAGGCAGGCGTTCATCAAACTCTTCAAGAGCTTTTCCATACCCTTCAGGATCACGTCTATGGCCAAATAATGCATCAAAGTCCACCAGATTTACAAAGCTCAGGCCTGTAAATTCTTTATCAAACGTTTCGATCAGCTTATCCATTCCATCCATATTTGATGTTGTGCGAATGGCCTCAGTTACTCCCTCTCCATCATAAATGTCGGAGATTTTCCCAATTGCCACTACATCAAGTCCGCCATCTGCCATTTCATTCATTACTGTGCGGTCAAATGGCTTTAGCGCATAATCATGCCTGTTTGATGTTCTTTGGAAATTTCCCGGCTCGCCAATGAATGGTCTCGCAATCACACGGCCTACCATATATTTTTCATCAAGTGTCAGCTCTCGTGCGATTTTACAGATTTTATACTGTTCTTCAATTGAAATAATATCTTCATGTGCCGCAATCTGCAGAACTGAATCGGCTGATGTATAAACAATCAAAGCTCCTGTTCTCATATGCTCTTCTCCTAGTTCAACCAGGATTTCTGTTCCGCTTGCAGGCTTATTTCCAATAATCTTCCTGCCGGTGCGTGCTTCAAGTTCTGAAATCAATTCCTCCGGAAATCCATCAGGAAAAACTCTAAATGGAGTTTGAATATTTAACCCCATAATTTCCCAATGGCCAGTCATTGTGTCTTTTCCGTTTGATGCTTCCTGCATCTTCGTGTAAAACGCCATAGGGTTATCCGCTTTTTCGATTCCTTTGATTTCGCGGATATTACTGAGACCAAGTATGCCCATGTTCGGCATCTTCAGGCCATTCATTTTTTCTGCGATGTGGCCGATCGTATCGGCACCTTTATCACCAAACTTATCGGCATCAGGCGCTTCTCCGATTCCCACTGAATCCATGACAATTAAAAAAACGCGCTTATATGTATATGCAGACATTTGAAAACCTCCTAATTATTTGAATACGGTTACAAAAATCATATTCGTATAGTACCCTTTTTAGGTTTATTTAACACTGATTGTCTTGCTGGAGCCAGGGTGTATACCGCCACTCCCGCATTTTAAAACATATTAAGGATAGCCCTTTCATTTGTCAGAAGTCTGACATCTATATTTTACCTAATAAACAGGTAAAATGACAAGAAAAAGCTGCCTATTTTTATGGCAGCTTTATGACATTTGATTTTTTCTATTTTAAGCACGCGGATGGTATTGACTGTACACATCTTTAAGCCGTGTTTTGGTTACATGCGTATAAATTTGCGTAGTAGAAATATCGGCATGTCCAAGCATTTCCTGGACAGCCCGCAAATCTGCCCCATTTTCCAGCAGATGAGTGGCAAATGAATGCCTCAGCGTATGTGGAGTCAGCTCCTTCTCGATCCCTGCCTCCTGGGCCAGCCGCTTCAGTATTTTCCAGAATCCCTGTCTCGAAAGACGTCTTCCGTGATGATTTAAAAATAAAGCTTCATCCCTATACTTTTTAGAAACGAACTTGCCTCTTCCTTCAGTTAAATACCTTTCAAGCGCTTCAGAAGCTGTTTTGCCAATAGGCACAATCCGTTCCTTGTTCCCTTTGCCAATACATCTTACAAAGCCCATCGTTAAATGAACATCACCTGAGTTCAGGCCTATCAGCTCACTTACACGAATGCCTGTAGCATATAAAAGTTCAAGCATGGCTTTATCCCGCAGACCAAAGTGATCCTTAATCTCCGGAAAATCCAATAAAGTTTCCACTTCCTGCATGTTTAATACTTTTGGAAGCGAACGTTCCATTTGCGGTGTTTCTATATGGACAGAAGGATCATGGCCAACTGCTTTTTCGCGGAGCAGAAATTGGTGAAAGGCCCTTATGGAGGCTATATGCCGGGCCAGAGTTTTTGAGGATTTGCCCTGTTTTTTTAAAGAGCCGAGAAATTGGACAATTTGCATGCGCTGCACATCCTCAAGGCTTGCAAGCTTCTCTTCCGACTTGAGATACTTCAGATAACTTTTCAAATCTCTTTCATAAGAGATAATTGTATTCTTGGCGAGGCCTTTTTCTACAAGTAAATAATGAATAAAGTCTTTTAACTGATCATCCATATGATAGCATTACTCCCCGTTTAAGTAGAAAAGAATTAACCGGTCCAGCAAGCTCCTATCTTCATCAGTTCCGCTCGCTGACACCTTAACAGCCGCTCCCCTTGGTTCGTCATAGCGGTGATAATCCTGGTATTCTTCATTTAACCACATAATACCATAATAAAAAAGGATTGTGCATCCAGTAAAAATCACAAATACTTTAATGGTCTGAAAAGCCATGCCCAGCCAGGATTTCATGGTTTGGTCCTCCATAACTTTTAATAAAAAAGAAAGATATTCAGCTTTCTATTATTAAAAGGTATGCCATTTTGGACAAGAATTATACCTGAATTTGCATAAATAGTGTTTCTTCAGGGCACTTATTCTGTTTGTGTAAACAGCTCAAATAAATGTTCCCCGTTGATTTCCGCTCAGATTGCTCAGCGAACCGCGGGATTTTGAATAAACTTCCCGGACACCGCATGAAGAAATGCGAATGCATTTTCGAGGATCTCGCACCTTCCGCTTCAATCAACTCAGTAAATAATATACAAAAAGCAACAAACCCTTCGAAAACACCCAAAATAAAAAGCCTATTCTAATGTAGAATAAGCTTTGCCAATAATCATATTAATTTTCATCTGCTTCGGTTTCTGTTTGTTTATCCTGGCAGCGGTAGCAGATGCCATGGAACGTAAGGCGGTGATCCTTTATTTTGAAGTTCCAGCGGCGTTCAACCACTTCTTCTACGTCTTCAAGCAAATCTTCCTGTATTTCATCAACAGCTCCGCACTCAATACAGACTAAATGGTGGTGAAAATGGGCTGCCCCTTCCTGACGCAGGTCATAACGGGAAACTCCATCACCGAAGTTGATTTTATCGACAATTTTTAATTCAGTCAGCAATTCAAGTGTTCTATATACAGTTGCCAAGCCTATCTCAGGCGATTTCTCTTTTACTAGGAGGTAGACATCTTCCGCACTTAAATGATCCTCTTCGTGTTCTAACAGGACGCGAACTGTTGCCTCTCGCTGTGGTGTTAGTTTATAGCTGGATGAATGCAACTGTTTTTTGATTCTTTCAATTCTGCTTTCCATACCGAAAGTCCCTCCCTCGCCACTAACATTCTCATTATAACAGAAATAAGTTCACATTCAAAATAAAATAATTATAAATAACAAACGATAATGAATTTAATATAATAGTAATTATAATTTTCTTTAAAACAGTTTTAAACCTCTTTATATGTACCCTATATTATAATCTTTATCCTTTTCCCGTACAGCAAAAAGGCAGAGCCAGCAGCTCTGCCTTTAGCAATGATTATTATCAGGATTGGATTGAACTAACAACAGACTTCATTAAGACAGGCGAGATAAATGCCTCTACCCCGGCTGCAGCGATTAGAAACAGAATGGCCACAGCAAAAGCAATCATATATCTTCCAAAAAGAGGCATCATGGGCTGTCCGGCTTTCTTCATAAATTGTCTTCTAATCATCTTTAAAGAGAAAGACACAGCCAGTGTTGCGGCGATTATAAAGATAGGTATGATGATCAGGTTCTGGGGAAGGACCGATACGAAGGAAAGTAAAAATCCTTCCCATCCCATTCGATTAACGAGAAAGCCAACTGTAAAGCCAACCACCATGCCTTTCATAAATAACAGAATCAGAATGACTGGCAGTCCAATTATGGAGATTCCCAAAATCCACATCAATCCTATAAATTTTGTATTATGGAAAAAGCTTTGTTTGAATAATTCATCCGCTGCTGCAATATGCCCATCTGATACTTGTCCAAAAAACTGAGACAGATAATAAAATAAATCTTCTTTTTGTGTAAAACTCAAGCTATTTACAACGATAGCTCCAAAAATCACACCCATCAGAAATAAAACAATAACAAATAAGTAAATTGAGGAATGTTCGCGAAAGTGGGCTGCTGCGGCGTTCTGGTACATTTTTTTCTTCATTGCTCATCCTCCTAAGACAAAACAAATTGGATATTAAATTGTATGCCTGTCCCGGAATTGTATGACAAAGAATTGTGCTGCTCACAATTGTGAAAAAAGTTCTTGAATACTTCATATGTTTTTTGCTATAATTTTCAAAATTATTTAAATTATCATTGGGGGCGCTGGAGAAAATGGATCCGATTTTAATAGAGTTTCCAGAAAGAATTGAAACAGAAAGACTTTATATGAGGCCCGCCTTGCCCGGAGACGGAAAAACTGTTCATGAAGCTGTGTCAGCTTCAGCTGCCGAGCTTAAAAAATGGCTTCCTTTTGCACAGAATGAACAATCAGCTGATGAAGTTGAGTCGGGTATCCGAAATTCCTATGCCAAGTTTATTCAAAGGGAAGATTTCCGTATCCATATTTATAGGAAAGAAGACGATGTATTTGTCGGCTCTACTGGCCTGCATCGCATAGATTGGGATGTCCGCAAATTCGAAATTGGCTATTGGGGTGATGTGAGGTTTCGGAAGAACGGCTATATTTCTGAAGCTGCTGCAGGCTTGACGAAGTTTGCCTTTGAGCATTTTCAAGCAAACAGAGTGGAAATCAGATGTGATCCGAGAAACATTAACAGCCGGAGAATTCCCGAAAAGCTGGGGTACACGCTTGAAGGAATCCTGATTAATGACAGTCTAAGCGCAGATGGAAAAGAGCTTAGAGATACTTGTATTTATGCTAAAGTCAGCAGCTAAAAAAATAGAGCCTCGATGGGCTCTATTTTTTATGAATCAACAATTCTGCCGTACTTGCCTCCGCCCCCTGCCTGGAGGTTTAGCTTTCCTTCACGTGCTTTTCCAATAAGCATGGCTGTTTTCTCAGGAATTACTTTGCTGATTTCTGAGAAAGGAACATCATGAAGAATGGCCATTTCAGTTCCGAAATGATTCAGGAGCTTCTCGAGCATTTTCGGGCCTAACCCTGGTATGAACTCAAGAGGGACCTGATGAATATAAGGCGGCCGTACATCGGGCAATCCTCCTGAAGATTTTAGTTCAGAGATCCGGTCAGCCACGCCTTTGATAAATTTGTGGTGATTGCAATTTCGGCATTTACCATTCTCTTCATCAAAGGGGCCAAAACATTCGGAACAAACAGTCTGATGGTATTTTCCGAGCAGAGGATCCAGCCCATAATTGGCTTTAACCCTGCATTTTTCTTTTCCGGCCAAAGCCTTGTGCAGTTCAGCAAATGTAGGTGCTTCCATTTCCAGAACCTGATATTCTCTGGCGATCTTTTTTAGTGAATGGGCATCTGAATTTGTTAAGAATGTATATCTATGAAGTTCAGCTATTTGATCAGCCATCATCGTATCTGCACTAAGCCCCAGCTCAATTGCATCAATTAGATCAGGATCAAAAACCTCTGACAGCGACCGCTCTACGCCTTTCCCGAATAGACTCTTAAACGGGGTAAAAACATGGGCAGGAATAAAAAGCCCATCCAGTTCCTTTACTTTTTCCTGCAGCATTCTGCCTGAGGCATAAATTCTTTGAGAGCTTAATGTTATGTTCTTCAAATACCCTGTCAGCCAGGAAGAGAAATCCTTCATTGCGGATAGGGTTGGAAAGTAGCAAAGGACATGGATAGGGCCTTTACAGGAATCATCATAAATTTCAAGCTCCGACCCGGGAATAATCATCAAATCTCCGTATTGGAGTCCCCCGTCCTTATGCTCGGTTACAAAGCCTTTTTGGGTCAAGTCCTCGATTTCAAGGATGACTTCAGGAGAATGACAGTCAATAATGCCAATGATATCAAGCCCCTTTTCATTGCGGGCATGCCTGATGATATTAGTGAAGGTAAGGGATTTAGCGCCTGTTATTTTAACTGGCTTTCCCGTAAACGTACGTCCAATATGGATATGAAGATCAGCAAAAAAGCGCTTCATGCTATTTTTTCAGCGCTTCTTGAAGCTGCAGATATTGGATTGCATAAGCAGTTTTCGCATCATAAACCTTTTGCTCCTCAAGCAGGGATATGGCTTCCTCAAGGGTTACCTCTAAAAGGTTCACAAATTCATCTTCATCAGGCGAAGCGGCATCTTCTTTTTTCTTAAGACCCTTTGCTATATATAGATGTACGAGCTCATCGGCAAATCCGGGAGAAGTGTAGAATGAGATCAGCCATTCCAATTCCGTGCAGGCGTACCCCGTTTCCTCTTCCAGTTCCCTTTCTGCACACACGCTG
It encodes the following:
- the sigF gene encoding RNA polymerase sporulation sigma factor SigF, coding for MDVEVKAEKGQTYLKDNEVKELIKQSQSGDQGARDRIVQKNMRLVWSVVQRFLNRGYEPDDLFQIGCIGLLKSVDKFDLSYDVKFSTYAVPMIIGEIQRFIRDDGTVKVSRSLKEMGNKIRKAKDELSKTLGRIPTVTELSKFLEISPEDIILAQEASRIPSSIHETVYENDGDPITLLDQIDDGNEGKWFDKIALKEAIRELDERERLIVYLRYYKDQTQSEVAARLGISQVQVSRLEKKILQQMKDRMDI
- the spoIIAB gene encoding anti-sigma F factor — protein: MKNVMNLEFSALSQNESFARVTVAAFIAQLDPTMDELTEIKTVVSEAVTNSIIHGYENDPNGVVYISVLIEDGFIDLTIKDKGLGIMDVEEARQPLFTTKPELERSGMGFTIMENFMDEIEIKSQPGIGTEIRLRKHLSNSKMLCN
- the spoIIAA gene encoding anti-sigma F factor antagonist — its product is MSLNINLEVKHDVLCIRLSGELDHHSADELREQATKAIEDYDIHHIILNLEQLSFMDSSGLGVILGRYKQIKQKHGEMVVCAISPAVQRLFDMSGLFKIIRLEPTEENALQRLGVA
- a CDS encoding D-alanyl-D-alanine carboxypeptidase family protein translates to MKRLVSLMLIALLMATIFAPSGFARESSADLADNVKSAILIERDTGSVLYEKNSGEQLPPASMTKVMTMLLIMEAIDEGKLSWDEKIRTSEYAASMGGSQIFLEPGEEMTTKQMLQGIAIGSGNDASVAMAERIAGSEEAFVEMMNKKAKELGLKNTQFQNPTGLSAKEHYSTAHDMAIMAKELLKYEKITDYTGTYEAYLREDTDKKFWLVNTNRLVRFYPGVDGLKTGFTSEAKYCLTATAEKDGMRVIAVVFGAPTSKERNAQVTKMLDFAFSQYKTHPMYERNHVLGKVEVSKGEKKMVEALTSEPISLLTKKGESIKEIEQKITLNKKIKAPVQKGDQIGTLTLKKDGKVLVESPLVSKEDSSEASWWTLFKRSMGLFSKIE
- a CDS encoding pyrimidine-nucleoside phosphorylase, translating into MRMVDLIEKKRDGLELTAEEIQFVIKGYTDGSIPDYQVSALTMAIFFQGMTENERANLTMAMVESGDQIDLSKIEGIKVDKHSTGGVGDTTTLVLGPLVAAVGVPVAKMSGRGLGHTGGTIDKLEAVEGFHVEIENEEFIKLVNQNKIAVIGQSGNLTPADKKLYALRDVTATVDSIPLIASSIMSKKIAAGADAIVLDVKTGAGAFMKTLDDSRELAKAMVRIGNNVGRNTMAVISDMSQPLGYAIGNALEVKEAIDTLRGEGPEDLTEICLTLGSHMVFLAKKADSLKEAREKLENAMKDGSALETFKVFLSSQGGDASVVDDPQKLPQAKYTFELEAKQDGYVSEIVADEIGTAAMLLGAGRATKESEIDLAVGLILRKKIGDRVQKGESLVTICSNFENVEEVRTMLYENITLSTENVEAPVLIHEEITE
- a CDS encoding purine-nucleoside phosphorylase; amino-acid sequence: MDYSKIQNAAEFLKNKYTGQPKIGLILGSGLGVLADEIEEPVKIPYNEIPDFPVSTVEGHAGQLVFGRLNGIEVVAMQGRFHYYEGYSFDKVTFPVRVMNEMGVEKLIVTNAAGGVNESYSPGDLMLISDHINNMGSNPLIGPNDSRMGPRFPDMSEAYSKELRKLARGLAEKLNLKIQEGVYVGNTGPTYETPAEVRMLRTMGGDAVGMSTVPEVIVAQHSGMKVLGISCISNMAAGILDQPLNHEEVIETTEKVKADFLRYVKAIVKELGA
- the deoB gene encoding phosphopentomutase, producing the protein MSAYTYKRVFLIVMDSVGIGEAPDADKFGDKGADTIGHIAEKMNGLKMPNMGILGLSNIREIKGIEKADNPMAFYTKMQEASNGKDTMTGHWEIMGLNIQTPFRVFPDGFPEELISELEARTGRKIIGNKPASGTEILVELGEEHMRTGALIVYTSADSVLQIAAHEDIISIEEQYKICKIARELTLDEKYMVGRVIARPFIGEPGNFQRTSNRHDYALKPFDRTVMNEMADGGLDVVAIGKISDIYDGEGVTEAIRTTSNMDGMDKLIETFDKEFTGLSFVNLVDFDALFGHRRDPEGYGKALEEFDERLPEVFEKMQDGDLLIITADHGNDPVHHGTDHTREYVPLLVYSKDMEEGKELPVSETFADIGATIADNFNVKMPVYGKSFLNQLK
- the xerD gene encoding site-specific tyrosine recombinase XerD, whose amino-acid sequence is MDDQLKDFIHYLLVEKGLAKNTIISYERDLKSYLKYLKSEEKLASLEDVQRMQIVQFLGSLKKQGKSSKTLARHIASIRAFHQFLLREKAVGHDPSVHIETPQMERSLPKVLNMQEVETLLDFPEIKDHFGLRDKAMLELLYATGIRVSELIGLNSGDVHLTMGFVRCIGKGNKERIVPIGKTASEALERYLTEGRGKFVSKKYRDEALFLNHHGRRLSRQGFWKILKRLAQEAGIEKELTPHTLRHSFATHLLENGADLRAVQEMLGHADISTTQIYTHVTKTRLKDVYSQYHPRA
- a CDS encoding YqzK family protein, whose product is MKSWLGMAFQTIKVFVIFTGCTILFYYGIMWLNEEYQDYHRYDEPRGAAVKVSASGTDEDRSLLDRLILFYLNGE
- a CDS encoding Fur family transcriptional regulator, whose protein sequence is MESRIERIKKQLHSSSYKLTPQREATVRVLLEHEEDHLSAEDVYLLVKEKSPEIGLATVYRTLELLTELKIVDKINFGDGVSRYDLRQEGAAHFHHHLVCIECGAVDEIQEDLLEDVEEVVERRWNFKIKDHRLTFHGICYRCQDKQTETEADEN
- the spoIIM gene encoding stage II sporulation protein M, with amino-acid sequence MKKKMYQNAAAAHFREHSSIYLFVIVLFLMGVIFGAIVVNSLSFTQKEDLFYYLSQFFGQVSDGHIAAADELFKQSFFHNTKFIGLMWILGISIIGLPVILILLFMKGMVVGFTVGFLVNRMGWEGFLLSFVSVLPQNLIIIPIFIIAATLAVSFSLKMIRRQFMKKAGQPMMPLFGRYMIAFAVAILFLIAAAGVEAFISPVLMKSVVSSIQS